The DNA region ACGACTACAAGAATCAGGCCCAGGGCCTGAAGGGCTACATGCCTAAGTTGGTAGCCGAGCTGGAACAGGGGGTGACGACCACCTACGACGCCGTGATGCAGGGCAAGCTGCCCCCGCGCCAGACCCCGGAGACGGTCCTTGCCGGGCTCAAGGGGCTCGATGCCGACTCCCTGGCCTTCGCCCAGACGGCGCTCCGCCTCGTCCAACAGGGTCAGATCCAAGCGGAGGCGGTCAAGACGGTGCTGGAGCGCCTGGAGACCGACCGGGCCGCCGCGGCCGCCGGTGCCGGGCTTACGGAGCAGTTCGAGTCGGCGCTGGCGGTGGCCGCCCAGGCCCTGCCCACCCAGTAGGCGCGGCTCACCTGCGCCTCGGACTACCTGCACCTGCGAACTGGGGCGCCCTCGGGCAATGAGGCTTGCCACCCGCCTCCCAGCGCTGCTACCTTACGCCCGACGCCAGCCCCCTCTGCGGTTGGATTTCCTATCCCTCACCCCCCGAAATTGGCGTTGACCCTCGGCCATCGCCGTCCGCACCGTGGTCCTCCGCGCCATCTTCGCCGCGTGGGGCCGGCATGCGGTCGTCCCTTGCCCTGCTTGAAATGTGCGGTCTCTGGGTTTGGAAGGTATCACCATGTCTCGTCTTTTCTTACTGATCGCCGGTTTGCTCCTCGGCCCCGCCGCCCTCGCCCAAGGCGATGGGCCTGTGGAGGTTGGTGTGCGCCCCCTGCGGGAGGTCGCCCTGCCGGACCGGGGCAAGGCGCCGGCCAGCGTGGTCGCCCCCAACGACAGCCAGATCTCCGCCGAGGTCACGGCCAAGGTGGTGCGCGTTCAGACGGAGGTCGGCGGGACCGTCGCGGCGGGGCAACTGCTGCTGGAACTCGACCCCGCCGATTACCAGCTTGCGCTGGCCCAGGCGGAGGCGCAGGTCACGGCGGCGCAAGCCCGGGTGGCCCTGGCCGGGCAGCGGCGCCGCCAGGCCCTGACCCTGAGCGAGAAGCAGTTCACCTCCGACGATACCTTGATGGAGCTGAAGACCGGGGTCCAGGCCGCCGAGGCCGACCTCGACCTCGCCGAGGCCCAGCGGGCGGTGGCGAAGCGTAACGTGGACAAGTGCCGCGTTCTGGCCCCCTTCGCCGGGGCCGTGCTGGAGCGGCAGGCCCAGGTCGGTGCCATGGCCACTCCGGGTACGCCCTTGCTGCGGCTGGTGGATCTGGCGCCGCCCGAGATCGAGGCCCAAGTGCAGGCGGCCCAGGCCGACGAGGTGCCGGACGCGACGGAGATCTTCTTCGAGACCCAGGGTCGGGACTATCCAGCCCATCTGCTACGGCTGTCGCCGGTGGTGGATGCCGCCGCCCGTACCCGGGTCGCCCGGCTAGCCTTCGCCGGCCCCGCCGCCCCCGCCGGGAGCACGGGCACCTTGCGCTGGGTGACGCCCGGGGTCTTGCTGCCACCGGAGCTGCTGGTCAAGCGCGACCAGGGGCTGGGGGCCTTCGTGGTGGCTGACGGGCGCGCCCGGTTCGTAGCGACCCCCACCGCCCAGGAGGGGCGACCCTTTGCCGTGGCCCTGCCGCCGGAGACCCAGGTGGTGGTGCGCGGCCAGCAAGGCCTGAGCGACGGCCAGGCGGTGACTGCCACCGCCGAGACGCGCTGACATGCGCCTGGTCCGCGCCCTGATCACCAATCACCCCCTGGCCAACATCGCCTTCGTCGTGGTGATCCTGATGGGCCTGCTCGCCTACGGCCAGATGCCCCGCGAGCAGGATCCGGAGATCAACTTCAACTGGGTTAACGTCTCCACCACCTTGCCCGGGGCCTCCGCCGAGGATGTGGAGCGGCGTGTCACCAATCCCCTGGAGGACTCGATCCGCAACGTCCAGGACGTGAAGTTCGTCGTCAGTTCCTCCCGCGAGGGCGTCTCCAACATCCTGGTGCGCTTCCGCGACATCCCGGTGCGGGTGTTCGACAAGCGGGTCAACGACCTGCGCCGCGAGATCCAGAACAAGGCCAATGCGGAACTGCCGGCGGAGACCCTGGACCCGGTGATCCAGGAGATCACCACCTCCAACGGCTTTCCCACCGCCATGGTCGTCCTGACCGGCCAGGCCGACGACGAACCCCTGCGCGCCGCGGCCAGGGGGGTGAAGGAGGACCTGGAGCAGATTCCCGGGGTCGATCAGGTCCTGGCCCTCGGTTTCCAGGACCCCGAGCTGCTGGTGGAATTCAGCCCGCCGGCGCTGGCGGCGCGGGGCCTGACGGCGGCGGACCTGGCCCGGGGCCTGGGGCTCTGGTTTCGCGACACCTTCGCCGGCAAGGTGGAGACCCACGGGGGTGAGTGGCTGGTGCGGGTGAGCGGGGCGACTCCGGACCCGGAGTTGCTGGCCGAGTTCCACCTGCAACCCCCAGGCGCCGCCGGGGCCCGGGTCCCGCTGGACGCCGTGGCCAAGGTGCGGCGCGGGCGAGATGACCCGCGGCAGCTCGCCAGCCTCGGGGGCCAGCCAGGGGTCATGCTCTCGGTGAACAAGATCGGTTACACCAATACTCTGGAGCTGGTCGGTCGGGTACGCGACTACCTCGAGCGAAAAAACGCGGTCCTGGCCGGTAGCGGCCTCAAACTGGTCCTCGCCGACGACCAGACCGTGGCGACCCGCGAGGCCCTGGGGATCATGCAGAGCAACGCTATCGTCGGGCTGCTGCTGGTGCTGGTGACCTGCTGGCTCTTTCTCGGCTCGCGCATCTCCGCCCTGGTCGCCATGGGGGTGGTCTTCTCCGTGATGGGCTCCTTCGTCCTGCTGGACGCGGTCGGTTTCACCCTGAACGTCTCGGTGCTCCTGGGCATTGTCATCGTGCTGGGCATGTTGGTGGACGATGCCGTGGTCCTGGTGGAGGCCATGTACTTCCGCATGGAGCGCGGCATGCAGGCTCTGGATGCCGCCCTGGAGTCGATCCGTGAGGTCGGCCTGCCGGTGCTGGCCGCGGTCGCCACCACCATCGCGGCCTTCCTGCCGTTGATGCTGTTGCCGGGGATCGTCGGCAAGTTCATGTTCGTGATCCCCTTCGTGGTGACGGTGGGGCTCACGGTGAGCCTGCTCGAGGCATTCTGGATGCTGCCGGCCCACGTCGTGGCCCTGGGCGGACGCGCCATCAGCCGCTCGCGCACCCAGGCCCTGCGCGAGAAGTGGACCCATTTGCTACGGGTCCGCTACACGCGGCTGCTCATCCATGTGATGCGCCACCCGAGCGCCTACCTGGGGCTCGCGCTTGCGCTTTTCCTGGGTGCGGCGGCGGCCGTGGGGGCCGGGCTGGTGAAGTTCGAGTTCTTTGCCGCGGACCCGATCCGGCTCTACTACGTCAACGTGGACATGCCCCCGGACGCGCCTATCGAAGAGACCCTGCGCCAGACCCTGGCGGTCGAGGCGCGGGTGCGTGCCCAGTTGCGGGAGGGGGAGGCTCGTTCGGTGACCGCCCTGGCGGGCATCAAGTTCACCGAAATGGAGCCGCTCTACGGCGACCAGTATGGCCAGATCACCGTGTCCCTCAACCCCGCCACCCCGGAGGTACGGGCCCTGGATGACATCATCGAGGGGATGCGCGAGTCCGTCACACAGACGCCGGGCCGGGCGCGGATCTCCTTCCTCAAGATCTCCGGCGGGCCGCCGACCGCCAAGCCCATCAGCGTCAAGGTGCGGGCGGACGACCGCACCGAACTGCGCGCCGCCGCCGATGTGGTCAAGGCGATCGTCGCCCAGATCCCCGGCGCCCGCGATATCGTGGATAACGACACGCCGGGCCGCAATGAGCTGAGCCTGCGGGTGGATGTGAACGCGGCCCGCAACGCCGGGCTCGACCCCGGCCTGGTCGCCCGGCTGGTGCGGCTGCACATCGACGGCGAGGTGGTGGCTGATCTGCGCGACCGGGGCGAGAAGGTCGAGCTGCGGGTGCGCGCCGAGCCGCGCACGGTGGCGCGCATCCGCGAGGTCCTCGACGACCCCGTCGCCCTGCCCGGCGGCGGCAACACGACCCTGGGCGCCCTGCTGGTGGCCGAGGAGCGCGAAAGCCTCGGCCTGATCCGGCACTGGAACCTGCGCCGGGCCATCACCGTAGATGCCGACCTGGACCAGGACAAAACCGATACCCTGGCCGCGAACGCGACGCTGCGGGCGGAGTGGGAGAAGATCCGGGCGCGCTACCCCGGGACCGACCTGGATTTCTCCGGCGAGCTCGACGACATCAACGAATCCCTGGACGCCATGGGCCCGCTGTTCCTTCTGGGCCTGGGCCTGATCTACCTGATCCTGGCCGCGCAGTTCCGCAGCTACTTCCAGCCGCTGCTGATCCTGGTGACGGTGCCCCTGGCCTTCACCGGGGTCACCCTGGGCCTGCTGGTGTCGGGCAATCCCCTGTCGCTCTACACCCTCTACGGGGTGATCGCCCTGACCGGCATCGCGGTGAATGCCGCCATCGTCCTCATCGACGCCGCCAACACCCGCCGCGCCGCCGGCTTGTCCACCCTGCATGCCACCCTCTACGCCGCCCGTCGGCGGGTGATCGCCATCCTCATGACCACGGGCACCACCATCGCCGGGCTCTTCTCGCTGGCCTTCGGGCTGGCGGGCAAGTCGCTCCTGTGGGGTCCGGTGGCCGCCAGCATCGTCTGGGGGCTGGCCTTTTCCACCCTGCTGACCCTCTTCGTGGTGCCGGTCCTGTACCGCCTCTTCATGCGCTGGGGGGCGGCGGTCGGGCGCTGACGCCGGCCCCCAGGGCCTCGAGGACGAAGACCAACACCTTCGTTGGGCACCCCCCGGTGTTTTAGCTCAGCCGGGCCCGGTTCCGGGTCGCGCCGCCAGGTAGGTTGCCGACCCGTTGCGCCCGGCCCGTTTTGCCGCGTACATGGCCTCATCGGCGCGGCTGATCACCTGCGCCACGCTCTCATCCTGGGTTGGTTGGCCCACCTCGGCGATGCCGATGCTGAGCGTGACCGCGATGTCCCCGGCAAGCGCGGGTATCCGTACAGCGGTTATGGCGGCGTGGATCCGCTCCGCGACCGGCAAAAGATGGACTAAGATTGACGAGCCCGGCTTGGTAGGTTGCCGCCGCGCTGGGTATGCCTCACCCTCTGTTACGAGCACAAACACAGATAAGGATCCCTCGCCATGCCTGACACCTTCCCCCTGGTGCGCGACAGTGCCTTTCCGCGGCGGCACCACCGCGGGCCGACCACCCGCCTGGTCAATCTGGGCTACCGCTGCAACCAAACTGGCGTCCCTTGCCACCTCAACGCCGGCCCCCAGCGGACCGAGGGGCTTACCACATGAAAAAGCTTGGCCTGCTGCTCATCATCGCCTTGATCGTCGTGTTTTTCGCCTTCGATCTGGATCGCTTGCTGACCCTGGATGCCCTCAAGTCCGGCCAGGCGACCTTTGCCACCTGGTATGACGCCTCGCCCTGGCGGGTGGCGGGAGCCTACCTCCTGCTCTATGTGGCCGTGACCGCCCTGTCCCTGCCCGGCGCGGTGGTGATGACCCTGGCGGGTGGCGCCCTGTTCGGGTTGTGGGTCGGCACCCTCCTGGTGTCCTTCGCCTCCAGCATCGGCGCTACCCTGGCCTTCCTGGTCTCGCGCTGGCTGCTGCGCGACTGGGTGCAGGGGCGCTACGGCGAACGCCTGGCGGCGGTCAACGCCGGCATGGCCAAGGACGGCGCCTTCTATCTCTTCACCCTGCGCCTGGTGCCGGTGTTTCCCTTCTTCGTCATCAACCTGCTGATGGGGTTGACGCCGATCAAGACCCGCACCTTCTACTGGGTGAGCCAGATCGGCATGCTGGCGGGGACCCTGGTGTACGTGAACGCCGGTACCCAGCTCGCCCGGCTCGACAGCCTCTCGGGCATCCTGTCGCCGGGGCTGGTGGCCTCTTTCGCCCTGCTCGGCGTGTTCCCTTGGCTGGCCAAACGGTTGGTCACCCTGGTCCAGGCGCGCAAGCTCTATGCCGCCTGGCCCAAGCCCCGGCGCTTCGACCGCAACCTGGTGGTGATCGGCGCCGGTGCCGGCGGCCTGGTCACCGCCTACATCGCCGCCGCTGTCAAGGCCCGGGTCACCCTGGTCGAACAGTATCGCATGGGCGGTGATTGTCTCAACACCGGCTGCGTACCCTCCAAGGCGCTGATCCGCACGGCGACCCTGCTGGCCCAACTGCGGCGGTCGCAAGACTTCGGCATCCGCGCGGCGCCGGCGGAGGTCGACTTCCAGCAGGTGATGGAGCGGGTCCAGCGGGTGGTGCGGACGGTGGCGCCCCACGACTCGGCGGAGCGCTACCGGGGGCTGGGCGTGGATGTGGTCGCAGGTCGGGCGCGCATCGTCTCGCCCTGGGCGGTGGAGATCAGAGGCGAGGACGGTGCGGTCCAACGCCTCGCGACCCGCGGCATCGTGATCGCCACGGGTGCGCGGCCCTTCGTGCCGCCCATTCCCGGGATCGAGGAGGTCGGCTATCTCACCTCCGATAACCTCTGGGACTTGCCCATGCTGCCCCGGCGGCTGGTGGTACTGGGCGGCGGTCCCATCGGTGCCGAGCTGGCTCAGGCCTTCGCCCGGCTGGGGTCACAGGTCACCCAGGTCGAGATGCTGCCGCGCCTGCTGGTGCGCGAAGACCCCGAGGTCTCGGACCTGATCGCCGCACGTTTCCGCGACGAGGGGATCGCGGTGCTGGTGGATCATCGGGCGAAGCGGTTCCTGGTCGAGGACGGCGAGAAGATCCTGGTCACCGAGCACGCCGGAGCGGACCAGCGCATCCCCTTCGACGCGGTGCTGGTGGCGGTCGGGCGGGTGGCGAATCTGACGGGTTACGGACTGGAGGAATTGGGCATCCCCACGGGCCGCACCATCGAGACCAATGCCTATCTCCAGACCCGCTATCCCAACATCTACGCCGTCGGCGACGTGGCCGGACCTTATCAATTCACCCACACCGCCGCCCACCAGGCCTGGTACGCCGCGGTCAACGCCCTCTTCAGTGGCTTCAAGCGCTTCAAGGCTGACTACCGCGTTATCCCCTGGGTCACCTTTACCAGCCCCGAGGTCGCGCGGGTGGGTCTCTCCGAGGAGGAGGCCAAGGCCCAGGGTATCGCCTATGAAGTGACTCGCTACGGGCTGGATGACCTCGACCGCGCTATCGCCGACAGTGACGCCCAGGGTTTCGTCAAGGTCCTCACTCCCCCCGGGAAAGACCGCATCCTGGGGGTGACCATCGTCGGCGCGCACGCCGGCGAGCTGTTGGCGGAGTTCACCCTGGCCATGAAGTACGGACTGGGGCTCAACAAGATCCTCGGCACCATCCACCCCTATCCCACCTGGAGCGAAGC from Chromatiaceae bacterium includes:
- a CDS encoding efflux RND transporter permease subunit → MRLVRALITNHPLANIAFVVVILMGLLAYGQMPREQDPEINFNWVNVSTTLPGASAEDVERRVTNPLEDSIRNVQDVKFVVSSSREGVSNILVRFRDIPVRVFDKRVNDLRREIQNKANAELPAETLDPVIQEITTSNGFPTAMVVLTGQADDEPLRAAARGVKEDLEQIPGVDQVLALGFQDPELLVEFSPPALAARGLTAADLARGLGLWFRDTFAGKVETHGGEWLVRVSGATPDPELLAEFHLQPPGAAGARVPLDAVAKVRRGRDDPRQLASLGGQPGVMLSVNKIGYTNTLELVGRVRDYLERKNAVLAGSGLKLVLADDQTVATREALGIMQSNAIVGLLLVLVTCWLFLGSRISALVAMGVVFSVMGSFVLLDAVGFTLNVSVLLGIVIVLGMLVDDAVVLVEAMYFRMERGMQALDAALESIREVGLPVLAAVATTIAAFLPLMLLPGIVGKFMFVIPFVVTVGLTVSLLEAFWMLPAHVVALGGRAISRSRTQALREKWTHLLRVRYTRLLIHVMRHPSAYLGLALALFLGAAAAVGAGLVKFEFFAADPIRLYYVNVDMPPDAPIEETLRQTLAVEARVRAQLREGEARSVTALAGIKFTEMEPLYGDQYGQITVSLNPATPEVRALDDIIEGMRESVTQTPGRARISFLKISGGPPTAKPISVKVRADDRTELRAAADVVKAIVAQIPGARDIVDNDTPGRNELSLRVDVNAARNAGLDPGLVARLVRLHIDGEVVADLRDRGEKVELRVRAEPRTVARIREVLDDPVALPGGGNTTLGALLVAEERESLGLIRHWNLRRAITVDADLDQDKTDTLAANATLRAEWEKIRARYPGTDLDFSGELDDINESLDAMGPLFLLGLGLIYLILAAQFRSYFQPLLILVTVPLAFTGVTLGLLVSGNPLSLYTLYGVIALTGIAVNAAIVLIDAANTRRAAGLSTLHATLYAARRRVIAILMTTGTTIAGLFSLAFGLAGKSLLWGPVAASIVWGLAFSTLLTLFVVPVLYRLFMRWGAAVGR
- a CDS encoding FAD-dependent oxidoreductase, with the translated sequence MKKLGLLLIIALIVVFFAFDLDRLLTLDALKSGQATFATWYDASPWRVAGAYLLLYVAVTALSLPGAVVMTLAGGALFGLWVGTLLVSFASSIGATLAFLVSRWLLRDWVQGRYGERLAAVNAGMAKDGAFYLFTLRLVPVFPFFVINLLMGLTPIKTRTFYWVSQIGMLAGTLVYVNAGTQLARLDSLSGILSPGLVASFALLGVFPWLAKRLVTLVQARKLYAAWPKPRRFDRNLVVIGAGAGGLVTAYIAAAVKARVTLVEQYRMGGDCLNTGCVPSKALIRTATLLAQLRRSQDFGIRAAPAEVDFQQVMERVQRVVRTVAPHDSAERYRGLGVDVVAGRARIVSPWAVEIRGEDGAVQRLATRGIVIATGARPFVPPIPGIEEVGYLTSDNLWDLPMLPRRLVVLGGGPIGAELAQAFARLGSQVTQVEMLPRLLVREDPEVSDLIAARFRDEGIAVLVDHRAKRFLVEDGEKILVTEHAGADQRIPFDAVLVAVGRVANLTGYGLEELGIPTGRTIETNAYLQTRYPNIYAVGDVAGPYQFTHTAAHQAWYAAVNALFSGFKRFKADYRVIPWVTFTSPEVARVGLSEEEAKAQGIAYEVTRYGLDDLDRAIADSDAQGFVKVLTPPGKDRILGVTIVGAHAGELLAEFTLAMKYGLGLNKILGTIHPYPTWSEAAKYAAGEWKRAHAPQTLLAALARFHTWRRG
- a CDS encoding efflux RND transporter periplasmic adaptor subunit: MSRLFLLIAGLLLGPAALAQGDGPVEVGVRPLREVALPDRGKAPASVVAPNDSQISAEVTAKVVRVQTEVGGTVAAGQLLLELDPADYQLALAQAEAQVTAAQARVALAGQRRRQALTLSEKQFTSDDTLMELKTGVQAAEADLDLAEAQRAVAKRNVDKCRVLAPFAGAVLERQAQVGAMATPGTPLLRLVDLAPPEIEAQVQAAQADEVPDATEIFFETQGRDYPAHLLRLSPVVDAAARTRVARLAFAGPAAPAGSTGTLRWVTPGVLLPPELLVKRDQGLGAFVVADGRARFVATPTAQEGRPFAVALPPETQVVVRGQQGLSDGQAVTATAETR
- a CDS encoding diguanylate cyclase yields the protein MPVAERIHAAITAVRIPALAGDIAVTLSIGIAEVGQPTQDESVAQVISRADEAMYAAKRAGRNGSATYLAARPGTGPG